In Cedecea neteri, a single genomic region encodes these proteins:
- the mdtK gene encoding MdtK family multidrug efflux MATE transporter, which translates to MQKYLTEARQLLALAIPVIIAQVAQTAMGFVDTVMAGGYSATDMAAVAIGTSIWLPAILFGHGLLLALTPTVAQLNGSARRDRIAHQVRQGFWLAGMVSVLVMVVLWNAGHIIHAMHNIDPELADKAVRYLRALLWGAPGYLFFQVGRNQCEGLAKTKPGMVMGFIGLLVNIPVNYVFIYGHFGMPELGGVGCGVATAAVYWVMFFSMLSYMKKARSMRDIKNPEGFSKPDWAVVKRLSQLGLPIALALFFEVTLFAVVALLVSPLGITDVAGHQIALNFSSLMFVLPLSLGAAVTIRVGFRLGQGSTLDAQIAARTGVGVAICLAMCTAMFTVIFREHIALLYNDNPAVVALAAHLMLLAAIYQISDSIQVIGSGVLRGYKDTRSIFFITFIAYWVLGLPGGYILGLTDWVVEPMGPAGFWIGFIIGLTSAAIMMMLRMRWLQRQPSVTILQRAAR; encoded by the coding sequence ATGCAGAAGTACCTCACCGAAGCTCGCCAGCTCCTTGCCCTCGCGATACCTGTCATCATCGCGCAGGTCGCTCAAACTGCAATGGGATTCGTCGATACCGTAATGGCCGGCGGCTACAGCGCCACCGACATGGCCGCCGTGGCTATCGGCACCTCCATCTGGCTGCCCGCTATTCTGTTCGGCCACGGGCTGCTATTGGCCTTAACGCCAACCGTTGCGCAACTCAACGGTTCGGCACGCCGCGACCGCATTGCGCACCAGGTTCGCCAGGGGTTCTGGCTGGCTGGCATGGTTTCCGTGCTGGTGATGGTGGTGTTGTGGAACGCGGGCCATATCATCCACGCCATGCACAATATCGACCCTGAGCTGGCGGATAAAGCCGTCCGCTATCTCCGCGCGCTATTGTGGGGGGCGCCGGGTTACCTGTTCTTCCAGGTAGGACGTAACCAGTGTGAAGGGCTCGCCAAAACCAAGCCGGGTATGGTGATGGGCTTTATCGGCCTGCTGGTCAATATTCCGGTTAACTACGTCTTTATTTATGGTCATTTCGGGATGCCCGAACTGGGCGGCGTGGGTTGCGGCGTGGCAACGGCGGCGGTGTACTGGGTCATGTTCTTCAGCATGCTTTCCTATATGAAGAAAGCCCGTTCGATGCGCGACATCAAAAACCCGGAAGGTTTCAGCAAGCCGGACTGGGCGGTGGTCAAGCGCCTGAGTCAGCTCGGGCTGCCGATTGCCCTGGCGTTGTTCTTTGAAGTTACGCTGTTTGCCGTTGTCGCCCTGCTGGTTTCTCCTCTGGGTATCACCGACGTTGCCGGGCACCAGATTGCCCTCAACTTCAGCTCGTTGATGTTTGTACTGCCGCTATCGTTGGGGGCCGCGGTGACCATTCGCGTCGGTTTCCGTCTTGGTCAGGGCTCAACTCTGGATGCACAAATCGCCGCCCGCACGGGGGTTGGCGTGGCCATTTGCCTGGCAATGTGCACCGCAATGTTTACCGTCATTTTCCGGGAACACATTGCCCTGCTGTACAACGACAACCCGGCAGTTGTCGCGCTGGCGGCGCATCTGATGCTGCTGGCGGCAATTTACCAGATCTCCGACTCAATCCAGGTGATTGGCAGCGGCGTTCTGCGTGGCTACAAAGATACGCGCTCGATCTTCTTTATTACATTCATCGCGTACTGGGTGCTGGGGCTGCCAGGTGGCTATATTCTGGGGTTAACCGACTGGGTCGTCGAACCGATGGGCCCAGCCGGGTTCTGGATCGGCTTTATTATCGGTCTGACTTCCGCGGCGATTATGATGATGCTGCGTATGCGCTGGCTGCAGCGTCAGCCTTCCGTCACAATCCTGCAGCGCGCCGCACGTTAA
- a CDS encoding riboflavin synthase yields the protein MFTGIVQGTATLVSIDEKPNFRTHVIDMPTEMLPDLETGASVAHNGCCLTVTEINGNHVSFDLMKETLRITNLGELSVGDSVNVERAAKFNDEIGGHLMSGHIMTTAEISKILTSENNRQIWFKIQDKTLMKYILYKGYVGIDGISLTVGEVTATRFCVHLIPETLERTTLGAKKLGQRVNIEIDPQTQAIVDTVERVLASREAAMAAALPAGE from the coding sequence ATGTTTACAGGTATTGTGCAGGGCACGGCGACCCTGGTTTCCATCGATGAGAAACCGAATTTCCGCACTCACGTGATTGATATGCCGACTGAAATGCTGCCAGACCTCGAAACCGGGGCCTCGGTGGCGCATAACGGCTGCTGCCTGACCGTAACCGAAATTAACGGCAATCACGTCAGCTTTGATTTAATGAAAGAGACGTTGCGCATCACCAATCTTGGTGAACTAAGCGTGGGCGACAGCGTGAACGTCGAGCGGGCAGCCAAATTTAACGACGAAATCGGCGGGCATTTAATGTCTGGTCATATTATGACTACGGCCGAAATTTCAAAAATTTTGACCTCAGAAAATAACCGCCAAATCTGGTTTAAGATTCAGGATAAGACCCTGATGAAATATATCCTCTATAAAGGTTATGTGGGCATCGACGGGATTAGCCTGACGGTGGGCGAGGTAACCGCCACGCGTTTTTGCGTGCACCTGATCCCTGAAACGCTTGAGCGCACTACGCTTGGTGCTAAAAAGTTGGGGCAGCGCGTGAACATTGAAATTGACCCGCAGACCCAGGCGATTGTCGACACCGTGGAGCGCGTGCTGGCGAGCCGTGAGGCGGCCATGGCGGCGGCGCTTCCTGCCGGCGAGTAA